From Xenopus tropicalis strain Nigerian chromosome 3, UCB_Xtro_10.0, whole genome shotgun sequence, the proteins below share one genomic window:
- the cdpf1 gene encoding cysteine-rich DPF motif domain-containing protein 1 isoform X1 has product MGAAILPGAQGTLGNAYHWPREGTHARNYVTNVTERKHGQSAKCVRNIPVRMDLDEPQPKGLFECELCRLSVPYTYYGQRPPNSQSVVLLEECFVTKDPFTPEKEKFLILGSPCSLCKKSVCVGTECSLFYSKRFCLPCVTQHREGFPPEIQQDLDKRKAQKKS; this is encoded by the exons ATGGGCGCCGCCATATTGCCAGGAGCGCAAGGCACGCTGGGTAACGCCTACCATTGGCCCAGGGAAGGAACGCACGCACGGAACTACGTCACAAACGTAACAGAACGTAAACACGGGCAAAGCGCGAAGTGTGTGAGGAATATTCCTGTCAGG ATGGATTTGGACGAACCTCAACCTAAAGGACTGTTTGAGTGCGAGCTGTGCAGATTGTCCGTCCCATACACGTACTATGGTCAGAGGCCCCCAAATTCACAGTCAGTCGT ACTCCTGGAGGAATGCTTTGTCACAAAGGATCCTTTTACTCCTGAAAAAGAGAAGTTTCTGATCCTTGGATCCCCCTGTAGTCTGTGTAAGAAATCAGTCTGCGTTGGCACG GAATGCAGCCTGTTCTATTCCAAGCGCTTCTGCCTGCCTTGTGTCACGCAGCACCGAGAGGGCTTTCCTCCCGAGATCCAGCAGGACTTGGATAAAAGGAAAGCACAGAAGAAGTCATGA
- the tspo gene encoding translocator protein isoform X1: protein MPSWAPAIGLTILPHVGGIAGGLITRQEVKTWYTTLVKPSWRPPNWMFGPVWTTLYTSMGYGSYLIYKELGGLNENAVVPLGLYASQLALNWAWTPIFFGAHKIGWGLVDLLLLCGAAAATTISWYPISRPAAYLMLPYLAWLTLASALNYRIWRDNKDKSE from the exons ATGCCTTCCTGGGCCCCCGCCATCGGCCTCACCATCCTCCCCCACGTGGGCGGCATCGCCGGGGGGTTAATAACGCGGCAAGAGGTTAAAACCTGGTACACGACCCTGGTGAAACCCTCCTGGCGCCCCCCCAACTGGATGTTTGGCCCTGTGTGGACCACATTATATACCTCCATGGG CTATGGCTCCTACCTGATCTACAAGGAACTGGGAGGGCTGAATGAGAATGCCGTGGTGCCTCTCGGACTCTACGCCAGCCAGCTGGCACTCAACTGGGCATGGACTCCCATATTCTTTGGGGCCCACAAGATCGGCTGG GGACTGGTTGATCTACTTCTCCTCTGTGGGGCCGCCGCTGCCACAACGATATCCTGGTACCCTATCAGCCGGCCGGCGGCGTATCTGATGCTCCCCTACCTGGCGTGGCTCACCTTGGCCTCTGCCCTCAACTACCGCATCTGGAGGGACAACAAGGACAAGAGCGAGTAG
- the tspo gene encoding translocator protein (The RefSeq protein has 2 substitutions compared to this genomic sequence): protein MPSWAPAIGLTILPHVGGIAGGLITRQEVKTWYTTLVKPSWRPPNWMFGPVWTTLYTSMGYGSYLIYKELGGLNENAVVPLGLYASQLALNWAWTPIFFGAHKIGWGLVDLLLLWGAAAATTISWYPISRPAAYLMLPYLAWLTLASALNYRIWKDNKDKSE from the exons ATGCCTTCCTGGGCCCCCGCCATCGGCCTCACCATCCTCCCCCACGTGGGCGGCATCGCCGGGGGGTTAATAACGCGGCAAGAGGTTAAAACCTGGTACACGACCCTGGTGAAACCCTCCTGGCGCCCCCCCAACTGGATGTTTGGCCCTGTGTGGACCACATTATATACCTCCATGGG CTATGGCTCCTACCTGATCTACAAGGAACTGGGAGGGCTGAATGAGAATGCCGTGGTGCCTCTCGGACTCTACGCCAGCCAGCTGGCACTCAACTGGGCATGGACTCCCATATTCTTTGGGGCCCACAAGATCGGCTGG GGACTGGTTGATCTACTTCTCCTCTGTGGGGCCGCCGCTGCCACAACGATATCCTGGTACCCTATCAGCCGGCCGGCGGCGTATCTGATGCTCCCCTACCTGGCGTGGCTCACCTTGGCCTCTGCCCTCAACTACCGCATCTGGAGGGACAACAAGGACAAGAGCGAGTAG
- the ttll12 gene encoding tubulin--tyrosine ligase-like protein 12 isoform X1 translates to MKVSPSSWPCTYRHSPPPGSPSSTGPPCTANCMGSRVTIAELQLPESPADGACWELVFDAGEMFGITYVEEAEEEDEEEEELQEQEMKKPNPGTDPRSKVIVTHEGGLRASNPNSIFLIDHAWTYRVDHARQQLLQVPGLFHRMANLIGLPFHGEVPDEGMVEAVLQEMWKYNQTYQLSHGSAEEKVPVWYIMDEFGSQIQHSDEPTFCTAPLFYFPQQIAFTVLWPLRDLENGEEVTRDFAYGEPDPLIRNCLLHPWRPVDITHIGCHTPEPPASYYEAIFAENKESLPVPITPASPTQDKVLKVHTDMQQVLGGLTHPRFQFTDDEKEADVLFKFSHIKDYKALSTERPHLLLNQFPCENLLTVKDCLASVSRRAGGPRWLPQTFNLRTELPQFISYFKQREQRGDDNHWICKPWNLARGLDTHVTTNLSYIIRQRESTPKVVCKYIEDPVLFHRDDVGLVKFDIRYVVLLRSVQPLRLYAYDVFWLRFANRPFALDELDNYEKHFTVMNYTPGVELKQVHCDEFITLFEKQNPEIQWSSIQAELFKCFRELFEAAASKPAPYGICNYPSSRAMYAIDLMLKWETDTEGKRVMQPQILEVNFNPDCARACKYHPSFFNDVFSTLFLGETAGCHVTPIL, encoded by the exons ATGAAGGTTTCGCCCAGTTCTTGGCCCTGCACTTACCGGCACTCACCGCCTCCGGGGTCCCCCAGCTCTACTGGGCCGCCCTGCACCGCAAACTGCATGGGGAG CCGTGTAAccattgctgaactacaactcccagaatccccggcAGACGGTGCATGCTGGGAACTA GTGTTTGATGCGGGGGAGATGTTTGGGATCACGTACGtggaggaagcagaggaggaagatgaggaggaggaggagctacaGGAGCAGGAAATGAAGAAGCCAAATCCCGGCACTGACCCGCGTTCTAAAGTGATTGTGACCCATGAGGGGGGGCTCAGAGCATCCAATCCCAACAG CATCTTCCTGATTGACCATGCCTGGACCTACCGTGTGGATCACGCGCGGCAGCAGCTCCTGCAGGTCCCCGGCCTCTTCCACCGTATGGCCAATCTCATTGGGCTCCCATTCCATGGGGAGGTGCCGGATGAAGGCATGGTGGAGGCGGTGCTTCAGGAAATGTGGAAATACAACCAGACCTACCAGCTTTCCCATGGG TCGGCAGAGGAGAAGGTTCCGGTCTGGTACATTATGGATGAGTTCGGATCTCAGATCCAGCACTCGGACGAACCAACGTTTTGCACTGCTCCCTTGTTCTACTTCCCTCAGCAGATCGCCTTCACCGTCCTGTGGCCCCTAAGGGACCTGGAAAATGGAG AGGAGGTTACGCGGGATTTCGCCTACGGGGAGCCCGACCCGCTGATACGGAACTGCCTGTTGCACCCTTGGAGACCCGTTGACATCACTCACATTGGGTGCCACACCCCGGAGCCGCCGGCCAGTTATTATGAG GCCATCTTTGCTGAGAATAAAGAGTCGCTGCCAGTTCCCATTACGCCGGCCTCGCCCACCCAGGACAAAGTACTCAA GGTACACACAGACATGCAGCAGGTACTGGGGGGGCTCACACATCCCCGGTTCCAGTTTACGGATGACGAGAAAGAAGCCGACGTCCTGTTCAAGTTCTCCCACATCAAGGATTACAA GGCGCTAAGCACGGAGAGGCCCCACCTTCTGCTCAATCAGTTCCCCTGTGAGAACCTCCTCACCGTTAAGGATTGTTTGGCCTCGGTGTCGCGTCGGGCCGGGGGTCCAAGATGGCTGCCGCAGACCTTTAACCTACGCACGGAGCTGCCGCAGTTCATCAGTTACTTCAAGCAACGCGAGCAACG CGGCGACGACAATCACTGGATCTGCAAACCATGGAACCTGGCGCGGGGCCTTGATACCCACGTAACCACCAACCTCTCCTACATTATACGGCAGAGGGAAAGCACCCCCAAG GTGGTGTGTAAGTACATCGAGGATCCGGTTCTTTTCCATCGGGATGATGTCGGGTTGGTGAAGTTTGATATTCGCTATGTGGTTCTGCTGCGCTCGGTGCAGCCCCTGAGACTTTACGCTTATGACGTCTTCTGGCTCCGCTTTGCCAATAG GCCGTTTGCGCTGGACGAGCTGGATAATTATGAGAAGCATTTCACAGTAATGAATTACACCCCCGGTGTTGAGCTGAAACAG GTTCACTGTGACGAGTTTATCACCCTGTTTGAGAAGCAGAACCCCGAGATCCAGTGGAGCAGCATACAG GCGGAGCTGTTCAAGTGCTTCCGAGAGTTATTCGAAGCAGCTGCGTCCAAACCCGCCCCCTACGGAATCTGCAATTACCCCTCGTCCCGGGCAATGTACGCCATCGACCTGATGCTGAAATGGGAAACTGACACTGAAG GGAAGCGGGTGATGCAGCCACAGATCCTGGAGGTCAACTTTAACCCCGACTGCGCCAGGGCCTGCAAGTACCACCCCAGCTTCTTCAACGACGTCTTCAGCACTCTCTTCCTGGGAGAGACAGCCGGCTGTCACGTGACCCCCATTCTCTAA
- the cdpf1 gene encoding cysteine-rich DPF motif domain-containing protein 1 isoform X2 — MDLDEPQPKGLFECELCRLSVPYTYYGQRPPNSQSVVLLEECFVTKDPFTPEKEKFLILGSPCSLCKKSVCVGTECSLFYSKRFCLPCVTQHREGFPPEIQQDLDKRKAQKKS; from the exons ATGGATTTGGACGAACCTCAACCTAAAGGACTGTTTGAGTGCGAGCTGTGCAGATTGTCCGTCCCATACACGTACTATGGTCAGAGGCCCCCAAATTCACAGTCAGTCGT ACTCCTGGAGGAATGCTTTGTCACAAAGGATCCTTTTACTCCTGAAAAAGAGAAGTTTCTGATCCTTGGATCCCCCTGTAGTCTGTGTAAGAAATCAGTCTGCGTTGGCACG GAATGCAGCCTGTTCTATTCCAAGCGCTTCTGCCTGCCTTGTGTCACGCAGCACCGAGAGGGCTTTCCTCCCGAGATCCAGCAGGACTTGGATAAAAGGAAAGCACAGAAGAAGTCATGA
- the yars2 gene encoding tyrosine--tRNA ligase, mitochondrial, giving the protein MAAPMMLALRGVPCLCRPVSRRLSHSAAFLEAAARRGLFKDVFPAESGPTRLYELLGSGPQTAYCGFDPTADSLHVGNLLAVLGLIHFHRAGHNVIAVIGGATGRLGDPSGRGREREALRPEALAGNIRGIRGCLERLFGNCEALVPGGRPGGTVTILDNEQWYRHRGAADFLASVGRHFRMGPMLSRHSAQSRLGSPEGMSLSEFLYPLFQAYDFYYLHRNRNCTIQLGGTDQLGNIMSGHDFIQRVTGEEVFGVTVPLVTNTAGDKLGKSAGNAIWLNRDRTSPFELYQFFVRQPDSAVGRFLKLFTFIPLPEIERIMEQHQAEPERRLPQKRLAAEVTKIVHGNGGLESAKRCTQALYQSSVEALDKMSDRELQELFREAPFTEVLLEPGTRVMDLCLKVSAVPEGARGYEMISSGGLSINHRKVTNPDEVLVPGQHILQNGLSLLRVGKKNFYVVKWLHL; this is encoded by the exons ATGGCGGCGCCCATGATGCTCGCCCTGCGCGGTGTCCCCTGCCTGTGCCGCCCGGTTTCCCGCCGCCTTTCCCACTCCGCTGCTTTCCTGGAAGCCGCCGCCCGGCGGGGGTTGTTCAAGGACGTGTTCCCGGCAGAGAGCGGCCCCACACGGCTGTACGAGCTGCTGGGCTCCGGCCCCCAGACGGCCTACTGCGGCTTTGACCCTACGGCGGACTCGCTGCACGTCGGGAACCTGCTGGCCGTACTGGGGCTCATTCACTTCCACCGGGCCGGGCACAATGTCATCGCGGTTATCGGGGGAGCGACGGGCCGCCTGGGGGATCCGAGCGGGCGGGGGCGGGAGAGGGAAGCGCTGAGGCCGGAGGCGCTGGCGGGGAATATCCGGGGGATCCGGGGCTGCCTGGAGCGGCTGTTCGGTAACTGTGAGGCGCTGGTTCCGGGGGGGCGGCCCGGCGGGACCGTCACTATCCTGGATAACGAGCAGTGGTACCGGCACCGGGGGGCGGCCGACTTCCTGGCTTCGGTGGGGAGGCATTTCCGGATGGGCCCCATGCTGAGCCGGCACAGCGCCCAGAGCCGCCTGGGGAGCCCGGAGGGAATGAGTCTCAGCGAGTTTCTCTATCCGCTCTTCCAGGCCTACGATTTCTACTATCTGCACCGGAACCGGAACTGCACCATCCAACTGGGCGGAACCGACCAACTGGGCAACATCATGTCTGGGCACGACTTCATCCAAAG AGTCACCGGAGAGGAGGTGTTTGGGGTCACCGTGCCCCTCGTTACCAACACCGCGGGGGACAAGCTGGGCAAGTCGGCGGGCAATGCCATCTGGCTGAACAGGGACAGGACGTCGCCCTTTGAGCTTTACCAGTTCTTTGTGCGGCAGCCGGACAGCGCGGTGGGAAG GTTCCTGAAGCTCTTCACCTTCATTCCTCTGCCCGAGATCGAGCGCATCATGGAGCAGCACCAAGCGGAACCCGAGAGGCGCCTCCCCCAGAAACGGCTCGCCGCCGAGGTCACCAAGATTGTCCATGGCAACGGCGGCCTGGAGTCGGCTAAACG ATGTACCCAGGCTCTGTACCAGAGCAGTGTGGAGGCGCTGGATAAGATGTCGGACCGGGAGCTGCAGGAACTCTTTAGGGAGGCGCCATTTACGGAAGTCCTGCTGGAACCCGGCACCAGGGTTATGGATCTTTGCCTGAAGGTTTCTGCCGTTCCAGAGGGCGCCCGGGG GTATGAGATGATCAGCAGCG
- the LOC116409676 gene encoding translocator protein-like isoform X2: protein MPSWAPAIGLTLFPQVGAIAARFITEREVETWFKTLVKPSWCPPNWMFGPVWGTLFTSMGYGSYLIYKELGGLNENAVVPLGLYASQLALVWAWTPIVFGAHKIGWGLVHILLLWGAAAAATTASWFPISRPAAYLMLPYLAWLTLASALNYRFWRDNKDKSE, encoded by the exons ATGCCTTCCTGGGCCCCCGCCATCGGCCTCACCCTCTTCCCCCAGGTGGGCGCCATCGCCGCGCGGTTCATAACGGAGAGAGAGGTCGAGACCTGGTTCAAGACCCTGGTGAAACCCTCCTGGTGCCCCCCCAACTGGATGTTTGGCCCTGTGTGGGGCACGTTATTTACCTCCATGGG CTATGGCTCCTACCTGATCTACAAGGAACTGGGAGGGCTGAATGAGAATGCCGTGGTGCCTCTCGGACTCTACGCCAGCCAGCTGGCACTCGTCTGGGCATGGACTCCCATAGTCTTTGGGGCCCACAAGATCGGCTGG GGACTGGTTCATATACTTCTCCTCTGGGGGGCCGCCGCCGCCGCCACAACCGCATCTTGGTTCCCTATCAGCCGGCCTGCGGCGTATCTGATGCTCCCCTACCTGGCGTGGCTCACCTTGGCCTCTGCCCTCAACTACCGCTTCTGGAGGGACAACAAGGACAAGAGCGAGTAG
- the LOC116409676 gene encoding translocator protein-like isoform X1, which produces MAAAHLFLIRARSDRWIRSPAPSPIVTRADHAPPSGCAASSWQDLLQFSQFCSQAFLPRMPSWAPAIGLTLFPQVGAIAARFITEREVETWFKTLVKPSWCPPNWMFGPVWGTLFTSMGYGSYLIYKELGGLNENAVVPLGLYASQLALVWAWTPIVFGAHKIGWGLVHILLLWGAAAAATTASWFPISRPAAYLMLPYLAWLTLASALNYRFWRDNKDKSE; this is translated from the exons ATGGCCGCCGCCCACCTCTTCCTAATCCGGGCGAGGAGCGACCGCTGGATCCGTAGCCCCGCCCCTTCCCCAATAGTTACACGGGCCGACCACGCCCCCCCATCAGGCTGCGCTGCAAGTTCCTGGCAGGACCTGTTACAGTTCAGTCAGTTCTGCAGCCAAG CCTTCCTTCCCAGAATGCCTTCCTGGGCCCCCGCCATCGGCCTCACCCTCTTCCCCCAGGTGGGCGCCATCGCCGCGCGGTTCATAACGGAGAGAGAGGTCGAGACCTGGTTCAAGACCCTGGTGAAACCCTCCTGGTGCCCCCCCAACTGGATGTTTGGCCCTGTGTGGGGCACGTTATTTACCTCCATGGG CTATGGCTCCTACCTGATCTACAAGGAACTGGGAGGGCTGAATGAGAATGCCGTGGTGCCTCTCGGACTCTACGCCAGCCAGCTGGCACTCGTCTGGGCATGGACTCCCATAGTCTTTGGGGCCCACAAGATCGGCTGG GGACTGGTTCATATACTTCTCCTCTGGGGGGCCGCCGCCGCCGCCACAACCGCATCTTGGTTCCCTATCAGCCGGCCTGCGGCGTATCTGATGCTCCCCTACCTGGCGTGGCTCACCTTGGCCTCTGCCCTCAACTACCGCTTCTGGAGGGACAACAAGGACAAGAGCGAGTAG
- the ttc38 gene encoding tetratricopeptide repeat protein 38 (The RefSeq protein has 1 substitution compared to this genomic sequence), with amino-acid sequence MAPLCLRDCKAWQDAGLTLSTTSNEVCKLFDATLTQYATWKNDCTLGGIDGCLSRIKDTDPNFVMGHVAANGLELIGTGRSPRVDKELANAVRVMSDLSKSQALTEREMLHVAAVETFANGNLPKAADLWERILQNHPTDLLALKFAHDCYFYLGEQRQMRDSVARVLPYWKPGTPLSSYVKGMYSFGLLETNFYDQALKVAKEALAVDQTDSWSVHTVAHVHEMRADLDSGLAFMQETENNWKGSDMLACHVYWHWALYFIEKGDYEAALTLYDNHIAPQCFASGTMLDVVDNSSMLYRLQLEGVNVGDRWKNLLQITKSHTQDHMLIFNDLHFLMSSLGSKDEDMTRELVESMQELSKSPGENQQHGLINHLGTPLCRALIEYDRGHYDKAADLMYPIRYQILGIGGSDAQRDLFNQVLIRAAINSSSKYHQNLARCLLTERDMGRPNSPLTQRLIKKCSAGPGILG; translated from the exons ATGGCGCCGCTCTGCCTGAGAGACTGTAAG GCTTGGCAAGACGCAGGCTTAACCCTTTCCACCACGAGCAATGAGGTTTGCAAACTTTTCGACGCCACCTTGACTCAG TATGCTACATGGAAAAACGACTGCACCCTGGGGGGAATCGACGGTTGCCTTTCTCGAATTAAAGATACCGACCCAAACTTTG TTATGGGCCACGTGGCTGCCAACGGTTTGGAACTGATTGGGACAGGACGCTCTCCGCGGGTGGACAAGGAGCTGGCCAATGCCGTGAGGGTAATGTCGGACCTTTCCAAGTCCCAGGCGCTGACCGAAAGGGAGATGCTTCACGTAGCGGCGGTTGAAACGTTTGCCAATGG aAATCTGCCCAAAGCGGCCGATTTGTGGGAACGGATCTTGCAGAACCACCCGATGGACCTTCTGGCTCTGAAATTCGCTCACGACTGTTATTTCTATCTCGGAGAACAAAGGCAGATGAGAGATTCGGTAGCCAGGGTGCTTCCATACTGGAAACCCGGAACTCCACTGAGCAG TTATGTCAAGGGCATGTACTCCTTTGGGCTACTGGAAACTAACTTTTATGACCAGGCTCTGAAGGTGGCCAAAGAG GCTCTGGCCGTCGACCAGACTGACTCTTGGTCTGTACATACCGTCGCCCACGTACACGAGATGAGAGCGGATCTGGACTCGGGGTTGGCTTTTATGCAGGAAACTGAAAATAACTGGAAG GGGAGTGACATGCTTGCCTGCCATGTCTACTGGCACTGGGCTCTGTACTTCATTGAAAAG GGTGACTATGAAGCTGCCCTGACACTGTATGATAATCAC ATTGCTCCTCAGTGCTTTGCCAGTGGCACCATGTTGGATGTTGTGGACAATTCATCTATGTTGTACCGACTGCAGCTGGAAG GGGTGAATGTGGGAGATCGGTGGAAGAATCTGCTGCAGATCACAAAGAGCCACACACAAGATCACATGCTTATTTTCAATGACCTTCATTTCCTAATGTCATCATTGGGCTCAAAGGACGAGGATATGACCCGAGAGCTCGTGGAATCAATGCAGGAACTGTCCAA atctCCCGGTGAGAACCAGCAACACGGTTTGATTAATCACCTTGGCACCCCACTGTGCCGGGCTCTCATAGAGTATGACCGGGGGCACTATGACAAGGCGGCAGACTTGATGTATCCAATCCGGTACCAGATATTGGGAATAGGAGGAAGTGACGCTCAG aGAGATCTGTTTAACCAAGTTCTGATCCGAGCAGCCATAAACAGCAGTTCCAAATACCATCAAAATCTTGCCAG GTGCCTGCTAACGGAgagggatatggggagacccaacTCTCCCCTGACTCAAAGGCTCATAAAGAAGTGCTCGGCGGGTCCCGGGATCCTCGGATAA
- the ttll12 gene encoding tubulin--tyrosine ligase-like protein 12 isoform X2: protein MAGWESAEKPQEDEGFAQFLALHLPALTASGVPQLYWAALHRKLHGEVFDAGEMFGITYVEEAEEEDEEEEELQEQEMKKPNPGTDPRSKVIVTHEGGLRASNPNSIFLIDHAWTYRVDHARQQLLQVPGLFHRMANLIGLPFHGEVPDEGMVEAVLQEMWKYNQTYQLSHGSAEEKVPVWYIMDEFGSQIQHSDEPTFCTAPLFYFPQQIAFTVLWPLRDLENGEEVTRDFAYGEPDPLIRNCLLHPWRPVDITHIGCHTPEPPASYYEAIFAENKESLPVPITPASPTQDKVLKVHTDMQQVLGGLTHPRFQFTDDEKEADVLFKFSHIKDYKALSTERPHLLLNQFPCENLLTVKDCLASVSRRAGGPRWLPQTFNLRTELPQFISYFKQREQRGDDNHWICKPWNLARGLDTHVTTNLSYIIRQRESTPKVVCKYIEDPVLFHRDDVGLVKFDIRYVVLLRSVQPLRLYAYDVFWLRFANRPFALDELDNYEKHFTVMNYTPGVELKQVHCDEFITLFEKQNPEIQWSSIQAELFKCFRELFEAAASKPAPYGICNYPSSRAMYAIDLMLKWETDTEGKRVMQPQILEVNFNPDCARACKYHPSFFNDVFSTLFLGETAGCHVTPIL from the exons ATGGCCGGTTGGGAGAGCGCTGAGAAGCCGCAGGAAGATGAAGGTTTCGCCCAGTTCTTGGCCCTGCACTTACCGGCACTCACCGCCTCCGGGGTCCCCCAGCTCTACTGGGCCGCCCTGCACCGCAAACTGCATGGGGAG GTGTTTGATGCGGGGGAGATGTTTGGGATCACGTACGtggaggaagcagaggaggaagatgaggaggaggaggagctacaGGAGCAGGAAATGAAGAAGCCAAATCCCGGCACTGACCCGCGTTCTAAAGTGATTGTGACCCATGAGGGGGGGCTCAGAGCATCCAATCCCAACAG CATCTTCCTGATTGACCATGCCTGGACCTACCGTGTGGATCACGCGCGGCAGCAGCTCCTGCAGGTCCCCGGCCTCTTCCACCGTATGGCCAATCTCATTGGGCTCCCATTCCATGGGGAGGTGCCGGATGAAGGCATGGTGGAGGCGGTGCTTCAGGAAATGTGGAAATACAACCAGACCTACCAGCTTTCCCATGGG TCGGCAGAGGAGAAGGTTCCGGTCTGGTACATTATGGATGAGTTCGGATCTCAGATCCAGCACTCGGACGAACCAACGTTTTGCACTGCTCCCTTGTTCTACTTCCCTCAGCAGATCGCCTTCACCGTCCTGTGGCCCCTAAGGGACCTGGAAAATGGAG AGGAGGTTACGCGGGATTTCGCCTACGGGGAGCCCGACCCGCTGATACGGAACTGCCTGTTGCACCCTTGGAGACCCGTTGACATCACTCACATTGGGTGCCACACCCCGGAGCCGCCGGCCAGTTATTATGAG GCCATCTTTGCTGAGAATAAAGAGTCGCTGCCAGTTCCCATTACGCCGGCCTCGCCCACCCAGGACAAAGTACTCAA GGTACACACAGACATGCAGCAGGTACTGGGGGGGCTCACACATCCCCGGTTCCAGTTTACGGATGACGAGAAAGAAGCCGACGTCCTGTTCAAGTTCTCCCACATCAAGGATTACAA GGCGCTAAGCACGGAGAGGCCCCACCTTCTGCTCAATCAGTTCCCCTGTGAGAACCTCCTCACCGTTAAGGATTGTTTGGCCTCGGTGTCGCGTCGGGCCGGGGGTCCAAGATGGCTGCCGCAGACCTTTAACCTACGCACGGAGCTGCCGCAGTTCATCAGTTACTTCAAGCAACGCGAGCAACG CGGCGACGACAATCACTGGATCTGCAAACCATGGAACCTGGCGCGGGGCCTTGATACCCACGTAACCACCAACCTCTCCTACATTATACGGCAGAGGGAAAGCACCCCCAAG GTGGTGTGTAAGTACATCGAGGATCCGGTTCTTTTCCATCGGGATGATGTCGGGTTGGTGAAGTTTGATATTCGCTATGTGGTTCTGCTGCGCTCGGTGCAGCCCCTGAGACTTTACGCTTATGACGTCTTCTGGCTCCGCTTTGCCAATAG GCCGTTTGCGCTGGACGAGCTGGATAATTATGAGAAGCATTTCACAGTAATGAATTACACCCCCGGTGTTGAGCTGAAACAG GTTCACTGTGACGAGTTTATCACCCTGTTTGAGAAGCAGAACCCCGAGATCCAGTGGAGCAGCATACAG GCGGAGCTGTTCAAGTGCTTCCGAGAGTTATTCGAAGCAGCTGCGTCCAAACCCGCCCCCTACGGAATCTGCAATTACCCCTCGTCCCGGGCAATGTACGCCATCGACCTGATGCTGAAATGGGAAACTGACACTGAAG GGAAGCGGGTGATGCAGCCACAGATCCTGGAGGTCAACTTTAACCCCGACTGCGCCAGGGCCTGCAAGTACCACCCCAGCTTCTTCAACGACGTCTTCAGCACTCTCTTCCTGGGAGAGACAGCCGGCTGTCACGTGACCCCCATTCTCTAA